One Methanobacterium sp. DNA window includes the following coding sequences:
- a CDS encoding DUF2115 domain-containing protein has translation MVRGIENIDFSTKIKKTELLIILKKEASNISIMDIMNACNFLIEDAKYVQSSYKKEYLKSYNEAFITRLKVLKDNNENYEDHVDCDELKEAVDLLNEQESQIEAGEGFDPHFFKIYKIMSIYTTFILEEAVHPPGTPFPGGFKVKYKDGKYLCPVKENQKNNPGAVCGFCIAEQDEDML, from the coding sequence ATGGTTAGAGGAATTGAAAACATTGATTTTTCCACTAAAATCAAAAAGACAGAACTTTTAATTATATTAAAAAAAGAGGCTTCAAATATTTCCATAATGGATATTATGAACGCGTGCAATTTTTTAATAGAAGATGCTAAGTATGTGCAGTCCAGTTACAAGAAAGAGTATCTTAAATCTTATAATGAAGCTTTTATAACTCGCTTAAAGGTTTTAAAAGATAATAATGAAAATTATGAGGACCATGTTGATTGCGATGAACTTAAAGAAGCAGTTGACCTTTTAAATGAGCAGGAATCCCAAATTGAAGCAGGGGAAGGTTTTGACCCTCATTTTTTTAAAATATACAAAATTATGTCTATTTATACAACTTTTATTCTTGAAGAGGCTGTGCATCCTCCTGGAACTCCTTTTCCTGGCGGATTTAAAGTTAAATATAAAGACGGAAAATATTTATGCCCTGTAAAAGAAAATCAGAAGAATAATCCTGGTGCAGTATGCGGATTTTGCATTGCAGAGCAGGATGAAGATATGCTTTAA